A DNA window from Hordeum vulgare subsp. vulgare chromosome 1H, MorexV3_pseudomolecules_assembly, whole genome shotgun sequence contains the following coding sequences:
- the LOC123417904 gene encoding anthocyanidin 5,3-O-glucosyltransferase-like has protein sequence MAKTVVLYPGLTVSHFVPMVHLAGTLVDHGYAVSVALIDPAVNGDPAFRAVVARAVASMPSVRFHALPPAEDAPMLSPDAPFVPRYIDIVGRHNDRLREFLCSSTAHAVVVDSLSVEALGVAKRLGIPGYVMFTSGAAALVAFVQLPSVLAQVRARFEDLGDAPLELFGLPPMPASHLLGEMLEDPESDTYKATMTSLDGIPEADGILVNTFESLDARPVAALRDPRCLPDRIMPPVYCVGPFVGGVGEAKERHECLTWLDGQPDRSVVFLCFGSSGYHSAEQLKEIAVGLEKCGHRFLWVVRTLFTDDPDALLPDGFLDRTGGRGVVVKQWAPQAEVLRHRATGAFVTHCGWNSVLEGVTAGVPMLCWPLYAEQKMNMLRMVGEMGLAAEMVGWQQGLVESAEVEGKVRLVMDSEDGRELRAAAAAHKDGGVAAWSDGGSSRAALARFLSDVDRRWQGRTRSAEAA, from the coding sequence ATGGCGAAGACGGTGGTTCTCTACCCCGGCCTCACCGTCAGCCACTTCGTCCCCATGGTGCACCTCGCCGGCACCCTCGTCGACCACGGCTACGCCGTCTCCGTCGCGCTCATCGACCCCGCGGTCAACGGTGACCCCGCCTTCCGCGCCGTCGTcgcccgcgccgtcgcctccatgccgTCCGTGCGCTTCCACGCGCTCCCGCCCGCCGAGGACGCGCCCATGCTCAGCCCCGACGCGCCGTTCGTGCCCAGGTACATCGACATCGTCGGCCGCCACAACGACCGCCTCCGCGAATTTCTCTGCTCCTCCACCGCGCACGCCGTGGTCGTCGACTCGCTCTCCGTCGAGGCGCTCGGCGTCGCCAAGCGGCTCGGGATCCCCGGTTACGTCATGTTCACCTCCGGCGCGGCCGCGCTCGTCGCCTTCGTCCAGCTCCCCTCCGTCCTCGCGCAGGTGCGGGCGAGGTTCGAGGACCTAGGAGATGCGCCTCTCGAGTTATTTGGTCTTCCGCCCATGCCTGCCTCCCACCTGCTCGGCGAAATGCTCGAGGACCCGGAGAGCGACACGTACAAGGCGACGATGACTTCCCTGGACGGGATCCCCGAGGCCGACGGCATCCTGGTGAACACGTTCGAGTCGCTGGATGCTCGTCCAGTGGCCGCTCTCCGAGACCCTCGGTGCCTCCCGGACCGGATCATGCCTCCGGTGTACTGCGTCGGGCCATTCGTCGGCGGCGTGGGTGAGGCAAAAGAGAGGCACGAGTGCCTCACGTGGCTAGACGGGCAGCCTGACCGCAGCGTCGTGTTCCTCTGCTTCGGCAGCTCGGGATACCACTCGGCGGAGCAGCTAAAGGAGATCGCCGTCGGCCTGGAGAAGTGCGGCCACCGGTTCCTGTGGGTCGTGCGGACACTCTTCACCGACGACCCCGACGCTCTCCTGCCGGACGGGTTCCTGGACCGCACCGGAGGCCGCGGCGTCGTCGTCAAGCAGTGGGCGCCGCAGGCAGAGGTGCTACGCCACAGGGCCACCGGCGCGTTCGTGACGCACTGCGGGTGGAACTCTGTGCTGGAGGGCGTGACGGCCGGCGTGCCGATGCTGTGCTGGCCGCTGTACGCGGAGCAGAAGATGAACATGCTGCGCATGGTGGGGGAGATGGGGCTCGCCGCTGAGATGGTCGGGTGGCAGCAGGGGCTGGTGGAGTCCGCCGAGGTGGAGGGCAAGGTGAGGCTGGTCATGGACTCCGAAGATGGCAGGGAGCtccgggcggcggcggccgcgcaCAAGGACGGCGGTGTCGCGGCCTGGAGCGACGGCGGGTCGTCGCGCGCGGCGCTCGCCCGGTTCTTGTCGGACGTGGACCGCCGGTGGCAGGGCCGGACTCGCAGTGCGGAAGCTGCGTGA